The following proteins are co-located in the Sebastes umbrosus isolate fSebUmb1 chromosome 24, fSebUmb1.pri, whole genome shotgun sequence genome:
- the LOC119483650 gene encoding cytochrome P450 20A1 has translation MLDFAIFAVTFVIILVGAVLYLYPSSRRASGVPGLNPTDEKDGNLQDIINKGSLHEFLISLHQEFGSVASFWFGSRPVVSLGSVNQLRQHINPNHTTDSFETMLKSLLGYQSGMGGGAAETVIRKKVYESAINNTLKNNFPLVLKLVEELVGKWKSFPESQHTPLCAHLLGLAMKTVTQLALGESFGDDAEVLSFRKNHDAIWSEIGKGYLDGSLEKSSSRKGHYEKALSEMESVLLSVAKERKAQRKQTAFVDSLLQSSLTERQIMEDSMVFTLSGCVITANLCIWALHFLSTSEEVQDKLYQELDEVLGSDPVSLDKIPQLRYCQQVLNETVRTAKLTPVAARLQGVEGKVDQHVIPKETLVIYALGVVLQDCDTWSTPYRFDPDRFEEESATKSFCLLGFSGNQTCPELRFAYTVATVLLSTLVRQLKLHPLKGQVMEVRSELVSKPKDETWITVSRRS, from the exons ATGCTGGACTTTGCCATCTTTGCTGTGACCTTTGTTATCATTTTAGTTGGCgctgttttgtatttatatccG TCATCCAGAAGGGCCTCTGGTGTCCCAGGTCTCAATCCTACAGATGAGAA GGATGGGAACCTGCAGGACATCATCAACAAAGGCAGTCTGCACGAGTTCCTCATCAGTCTGCATCAGGAGTTTGGGTCTGTGGCGTCGTTCTGGTTCGGCAGTCGGCCGGTGGTCAGCCTGGGATCTGTGAACCAGCTACGGCAACACATCAACCCCAACCACACCA CTGACTCCTTTGAGACGATGCTGAAGTCGTTGCTAGGTTACCAGTCAGGAATGGGAGGCGGGGCCGCCGAGACAGTGATAAGGAAAAAGGTGTACGAGAGTGCCATCAACAACACGCTGAAGAACAACTTCCCTCTTGTGCTCAAG CTGGTGGAGGAGCTTGTGGGAAAGTGGAAGTCGTTCCCGGAGTCTCAGCACACCCCTCTGTGTGCCCACCTGCTGGGTCTGGCCATGAAGACCGTCACCCAGCTGGCTCTGGGCGAGAGCTTCGGAGACGACGCTGAGGTCCTTTCCTTCCGCAAGAACCACGACGCG ATCTGGTCAGAAATTGGGAAAGGCTACTTGGACGGCTCCCTGGAGAAGAGCTCCAGCAGAAAAGGACATTATGAGAAGG cTCTGTCAGAGATGGAGTCCGTGTTGCTGTCAGTGGCGAAGGAGAGAAAAGCCCAGAGGAAGCAGACGGCGTTTGTGGACTCTCTGCTTCAGTCCAGCCTCACAGAACGACAG atCATGGAGGACTCTATGGTTTTCACTTTGTCCGGATGCGTCATCACTGCCAACT TGTGTATCTGGGCGCTGCACTTCCTGTCCACCTCAGAGGAAGTTCAGGACAAACTGTACCAGGAGCTGGACGAGGTTTTGGGTTCGGACCCAGTTTCCTTGGACAAGATCCCTCAGCTCAG ATACTGCCAGCAGGTCCTCAACGAGACGGTGAGGACTGCCAAGCTGACCCCCGTCGCGGCTCGGCTTCAGGGAGTGGAGGGCAAAGTCGATCAGCATGTCATCCCCAAAGAG ACTCTGGTCATCTACGCGTTGGGAGTGGTCCTGCAAGATTGTGACACCTGGAGCACCCCATACAG GTTTGACCCGGATCGTTTTGAGGAGGAATCAGCCACGAAGAGCTTCTGTCTGCTTGGATTCTCAGGGAATCAAACCTGCCCAGAGCTCAG GTTCGCCTACACTGTCGCTACCGTCCTGCTCAGCACGCTGGTGCGCCAGCTGAAGCTTCACCCGTTGAAGGGACAGGTCATGGAGGTCCGGTCCGAGCTGGTGTCCAAACCCAAGGACGAAACCTGGATCACCGTCAGCAGGAGAAGCTAG
- the LOC119483652 gene encoding transmembrane protein 237B-like isoform X2, producing MRPRELPPLPQRGQRGLPTMPSEDIAGEAPATKHKKKRVRKETNGVDDMDDQGMEMGGQGHEIGEQLTLETTTDAPPQRRKKKKKTATIDFDDDQIDLANGDAADQTSDGEEVVKKPRKKKKSRVVESQLPDELDVEEDDIITDTPPPIPQHSLFSAPGGQSQPVGKVFIEKSKRFQPAERSDWRKTSDQMENIPDFQNIQPLWTTRDVSLRVHEGFRVFGLYCHGFLAGYAMWNIVVVYMLAGQHLTALSNLLEQYHSLAYPAQSLLYMLLAISTVAAFDRVNLAQGSEALRQLARLNPVALASFLYFSALVLSLSQQMTSDRINLYPSHNTTLWPPGLEHQILHPWVTVNLVVALLVGLAWIFIATGPETDYTLIYLEAMEIEPPKPEDKSEVTA from the exons ATGCGACCCAGGGAGCTCCCGCCTCTTCCACAG CGAGGACAGCGAGGTCTTCCCACAATGCCGAG TGAGGACATAGCTG GAGAAGCGCCAGCAACGAAACATAAGAAGAAGAGGGTGAGGAAGGAGACGAATGGAGTCGACGATATGGACG ATCAAGGGATGGAGATGGGAGGTCAAGGTCATGAGATCGGAGAGCAACTCACCCTTGAAACCACGACGGACGCACCGccgcagaggaggaagaagaaaaagaaaactgccACTATCG ATTTTGACGATGACCAAATCGACCTGGCGAACGGAGATGCAGCAGATCAGACTTCCGATGGAGAAGAAGTGGTCAAAAAACCCAGAAAgaaaaa GAAGTCAAGGGTTGTTGAATCGCAGCTTCCCGATGAGTTGGACGTAGAAGAGGACGACATTATCACCGACACCCCTCCTCCCATCCCACAGCATTCCCTGTTCTCGGCCCCCGGCGGTCAGAGCCAGCCGGTGGGGAAAGTCTTTATAGAGAAGTCGA AGCGTTTCCAGCCTGCTGAGCGCTCCGACTGGAGGAAGACCAGCGACCAGATGGAAAACATACCGGACTTCCAGAACATTCAGCCGCTCTGGACCACCAGAGACGTTTCTCTTAGAGTGCACGAAGGCTTCAG GGTGTTCGGTCTGTACTGCCACGGCTTCCTGGCGGGCTACGCCATGTGGAACATCGTGGTGGTGTACATGTTAGCCGGGCAGCACCTCACCGCTCTGTCCAACCTGCTGGAGCAGTACCACAGCCTGGCGTACCCCGCCCAGTCTCTGCTCTACATGCTGCTCGCCATCAGCACGGTGGCCGCCTTCGACAG AGTGAACCTGGCCCAAGGCTCTGAGGCTCTGCGGCAGCTCGCCAGACTGAACCCCGTCGCTCTCGCCTCTTTCT TGTACTTCTCAGCGTTAGTCCTCAGTCTGAGCCAGCAGATGACCAGCGATCGAATCAACCTGTACCCATCCCACAACACGACATTATG GCCACCAGGGTTGGAGCACCAGATTCTCCACCCATGGGTGACAGTCAACCTGGTGGTGGCTTTGCTGGTGGGGCTGGCCTGGATCTTCATTGCCACCGGACCAGAAACAGACTATACTCTGA TTTATCTGGAGGCCATGGAGATTGAGCCTCCCAAGCCAGAGGACAAATCAGAAGTGACCGCCTGA
- the LOC119483652 gene encoding transmembrane protein 237B-like isoform X1, with product MDTGRSKKMRPRELPPLPQRGQRGLPTMPSEDIAGEAPATKHKKKRVRKETNGVDDMDDQGMEMGGQGHEIGEQLTLETTTDAPPQRRKKKKKTATIDFDDDQIDLANGDAADQTSDGEEVVKKPRKKKKSRVVESQLPDELDVEEDDIITDTPPPIPQHSLFSAPGGQSQPVGKVFIEKSKRFQPAERSDWRKTSDQMENIPDFQNIQPLWTTRDVSLRVHEGFRVFGLYCHGFLAGYAMWNIVVVYMLAGQHLTALSNLLEQYHSLAYPAQSLLYMLLAISTVAAFDRVNLAQGSEALRQLARLNPVALASFLYFSALVLSLSQQMTSDRINLYPSHNTTLWPPGLEHQILHPWVTVNLVVALLVGLAWIFIATGPETDYTLIYLEAMEIEPPKPEDKSEVTA from the exons ATGGACACGGGACGCTCAAAG aAAATGCGACCCAGGGAGCTCCCGCCTCTTCCACAG CGAGGACAGCGAGGTCTTCCCACAATGCCGAG TGAGGACATAGCTG GAGAAGCGCCAGCAACGAAACATAAGAAGAAGAGGGTGAGGAAGGAGACGAATGGAGTCGACGATATGGACG ATCAAGGGATGGAGATGGGAGGTCAAGGTCATGAGATCGGAGAGCAACTCACCCTTGAAACCACGACGGACGCACCGccgcagaggaggaagaagaaaaagaaaactgccACTATCG ATTTTGACGATGACCAAATCGACCTGGCGAACGGAGATGCAGCAGATCAGACTTCCGATGGAGAAGAAGTGGTCAAAAAACCCAGAAAgaaaaa GAAGTCAAGGGTTGTTGAATCGCAGCTTCCCGATGAGTTGGACGTAGAAGAGGACGACATTATCACCGACACCCCTCCTCCCATCCCACAGCATTCCCTGTTCTCGGCCCCCGGCGGTCAGAGCCAGCCGGTGGGGAAAGTCTTTATAGAGAAGTCGA AGCGTTTCCAGCCTGCTGAGCGCTCCGACTGGAGGAAGACCAGCGACCAGATGGAAAACATACCGGACTTCCAGAACATTCAGCCGCTCTGGACCACCAGAGACGTTTCTCTTAGAGTGCACGAAGGCTTCAG GGTGTTCGGTCTGTACTGCCACGGCTTCCTGGCGGGCTACGCCATGTGGAACATCGTGGTGGTGTACATGTTAGCCGGGCAGCACCTCACCGCTCTGTCCAACCTGCTGGAGCAGTACCACAGCCTGGCGTACCCCGCCCAGTCTCTGCTCTACATGCTGCTCGCCATCAGCACGGTGGCCGCCTTCGACAG AGTGAACCTGGCCCAAGGCTCTGAGGCTCTGCGGCAGCTCGCCAGACTGAACCCCGTCGCTCTCGCCTCTTTCT TGTACTTCTCAGCGTTAGTCCTCAGTCTGAGCCAGCAGATGACCAGCGATCGAATCAACCTGTACCCATCCCACAACACGACATTATG GCCACCAGGGTTGGAGCACCAGATTCTCCACCCATGGGTGACAGTCAACCTGGTGGTGGCTTTGCTGGTGGGGCTGGCCTGGATCTTCATTGCCACCGGACCAGAAACAGACTATACTCTGA TTTATCTGGAGGCCATGGAGATTGAGCCTCCCAAGCCAGAGGACAAATCAGAAGTGACCGCCTGA
- the mpp4b gene encoding MAGUK p55 subfamily member 4, translating to MRQAVEAQVLNPHCELGEHGLRQILTDVIEEVRQSVSQDIDGAEILHSLLNAAWLQSLLKVYECLQRYLRDSPAPALDYASGLSLQLLIDIRSLPGCSEEAKELYRLLRQPHLQALLSAHDTVAQKDYEPVLPPMPDELPDDEEATRIVCLVKNKQPLGATIKRSEISGEIFVARVIHGGLADRSGLLHAGDRIIEVNGFPVDGMEPEQVIQVVQARSQGTIMFKVVPITERPVHNQTMLYVRAMTDYSPQQDPAIPCADAGMSFRKGDVLEIVDQTDALWWQAKKLPCNTACAGLIPSTSLLKRKQREFWWSQPYQPHACTQTLSTVEEEEDIFAIDDRCVEADEEAFESEELRSEEDDFCTNVDGIYLVGFRRSMRLCRRRCHSTTQPSCLARCPSSCSSSINSPYEEVVRYQRRPQDAQRLIALLGPSGVGVNELRRRLIEMNPNIFQGAVPHTSRAPKGYEESGREYHFTSREIFENMMYNNRFLEYGEYKGNFYGTSNESVKEVLNSGKICVMDIDPNAIQAVRTHELRAYIIYVKPPPLERLKETREDSYITTDYYVNRPFKDEDFQEMEESARKIESHFCQFFDHVIVNDELQDSCVQLLTAMRKAQDEPQWVPASWIRPTTT from the exons ATGAGGCAGGCGGTGGAGGCTCAGGTGTTGAACCCCCACTGTGAACTAGGAGAACACG GCCTGCGTCAGATCCTCACTGATGTGATCGAGGAGGTGAGGCAGTCAGTATCTCAGGACATCGACGGAGCGGAGATCCTCCACAGTCTGCTGAACGCCGCCTGGCTGCAGTCGCTGCTCAAG GTTTATGAGTGTCTTCAGAGGTACCTGAGAGACTCTCCAGCACCAGCTCTGGACTACGCTTCAGGACTTTCACTTCAG ttGCTGATTGACATCAGATCGTTGCCGGGCTGCTCTGAAGAGGCCAAAGAGCTCTACCGCCTCCTGAGACAGCCGCACCTGCAG GCTCTCCTCTCAGCTCATGATACGGTGGCCCAGAAGGACTATGAGCCGGTGCTGCCGCCGATGCCAGACGAGCTGCCGGATGACGAGGAAGCCACCAGGATCGTCTGCCTGGTCAAGAACAAACAGCCTCTG GGAGCGACGATCAAGAGAAGCGAGATCTCAGGGGAGATCTTTGTTGCTCGGGTGATTCATGGAGGGCTGGCTGATCGGAGTG GTCTGCTCCACGCAGGGGACAGGATCATAGAGGTGAACGGATTTCCTGTGGACGGGATGGAGCCTGAGCAAGTCATCCAAGTTGTG CAAGCGAGATCACAAGGCACCATCATGTTCAAGGTGGTTCCCATCACAGAGAGGCCGGTCCACAACCAGACGATG CTGTACGTGCGGGCCATGACCGACTACAGCCCCCAGCAGGACCCCGCCATCCCCTGCGCCGACGCCGGTATGAGCTTCAGGAAAGGCGACGTCCTGGAGATCGTGGACCAGACGGACGCTCTCTGGTGGCAGGCCAAGAAACTGCCCTGCAACACGGCCTGCGCCGGCCTCATCCCCTCCACCAGCCTGCTCAAACG GAAGCAGAGGGAGTTCTGGTGGTCTCAGCCTTATCAGCCACATGCCTGCACACAGACCT TGAGCACTGTAGAGGAAG AGGAAGACATTTTTGCCATCGATGACAGATGTGTGGAAGCAG ATGAGGAGGCTTTTGAATCTG AGGAGCTCAGATCAG AGGAGGATGACTTCTGTACCAACGTTGACGGGATCTACTTAG TGGGCTTCAGGCGCAGCATGCGTCTGTGTCGGCGGCGGTGTCACAGCACCACCCAGCCGTCCTGCCTCGCCCGCTGCCCCAGCAGCTGCTCCAGCTCCATCAACAGCCCCTACGAGGAGGTGGTGCGCTACCAGCGCCGCCCGCAGGATGCACAACGCCTCATCGCCCTCTTAG GTCCGTCCGGCGTGGGTGTGAATGAACTTCGGAGGCGCTTAATTGAAATGAACCCCAACATCTTCCAGGGAGCCGTACCTC ACACCAGCAGAGCACCCAAAGGATACGAGGAGTCTGGCAGAGAATATCACTTCACCAGCAGAGAAATCTTCGAAAACATGATGTATAACAACAG gtttctggagTACGGGGAGTACAAAGGGAATTTTTACGGCACCAGCAACGAGTCTGTGAAGGAAGTTTTAAACAGCGGAAAGATCTGCGTCATGGACATCGATCCAAAC GCCATTCAGGCGGTGAGGACCCACGAGCTGAGGGCCTACATCATCTACGTGAAGCCTCCTCCACTGGAGCGCCTCAAGGAGACCAGAGAGGACTCGTACATCACCACCGACTACTACGTCAACCGACCCTTCAAG GATGAAGACTTCCAGGAGATGGAAGAATCCGCCCGGAAGATCGAGTCTCACTTCTGTCAGTTCTTCGACCACGTGATCGTCAACGATGAGCTGCAGGACTCCTGCGTCCAGTTGCTGACGGCTATGAGGAAGGCGCAGGACGAGCCGCAGTGGGTCCCCGCCAGCTGGATACGACCCACCACCACATAA
- the LOC119483651 gene encoding uncharacterized protein LOC119483651 produces the protein MIREHLLNLFFPPVEVFEHVPLPLSDSVVSQLRDHHQRVGLLPPPCASSPRAKSPRAAIRSHWDTLRRLTQQRLHRGAAFGLQSPAAAAGKDPSWCGVRRGSYPPSEAMCPAAARPYTPPRYKPSCQMSRCRVCCSDLLWEQNRSAPSVYGSVLIDNIIEELDSEDEAGESSSAPSPVPTARRWTMSPPFRPYYSNTDDYLQSSLPPRLQRSQSPRIRTAPPSPMRPRRMVDLPPVRPVELAKQESLDELRTTVQLAACSMENSTKDIKLLGEKMAATTERMSETVQDNSQALALLTQVVDRLQTLLAATRTEISTLKPAVQDGTPKKSPKRPSLTHQSRCSFPSLPSTSSSSLSSSMDAPSTSHGTSCLSTSCHGSPRTTLRTKDTLKTKNTPSPQKKHLLTNGLLDEPKETHTVHAVKGGRSNQRKKRRKKT, from the exons ATGATACGAGAACAtcttttaaatctattttttcccccagtGGAGGTGTTTGAACATGTCCCTCTGCCTTTGAGTGACTCTGTTGTCTCACAGCTGCGCGACCACCACCAGCGCGTCGGGCTGCTGCCGCCGCCCTGTGCGTCCTCCCCTCGAGCAAAAAGCCCAAGAGCGGCGATCCGCAGCCACTGGGACACCCTGAGGCGTCTGACCCAGCAGAGGCTCCACCGAGGCGCTGCGTTCGGGCTCCagagccctgctgctgctgctgggaaggATCCGTCGTGGTGTGGCGTTCGCAGAGGCAGCTACCCGCCGAGTGAGGCGATGTGTCCCGCAGCAGCTCGTCCGTACACGCCACCGCGCTATAAACCGAGCTGTCAGATGAGCCGGTGTAGAGTTTGTTGCTCTGACCTGCTCTGGGAGCAGAACCGCTCTGCGCCGTCGGTCTACGGCTCCGTTCTGATCG ACAACATCATCGAAGAGCTGGACAGTGAAGATGAAGCAGgagagtccagcagcgccccgTCTCCAGTCCCCACAGCCCGGCGGTGGACTATGTCCCCCCCGTTTCGTCCCTACTACTCCAACACAGACGACTACCTCCAGTCCAGCCTGCCTCCCAGGCTTCAAAGAAGCCAAAGCCCTCGCATCCGCACGGCTCCCCCGAGCCCCATGCGCCCCCGCCGCATGGTGGACTTGCCCCCGGTGCGCCCCGTGGAGCTCGCCAAGCAGGAGAGTCTGGATGAGCTGAGGACGACGGTGCAGCTGGCCGCCTGCTCCATGGAGAACAGCACCAAGGACATCAAGCTCCTCGGGGAGAAGATGGCAGCCACGACTGAGCGCATGTCGGAGACGGTGCAGGACAACTCCCAGGCCTTGGCGCTCCTCACTCAGGTGGTGGACCGGCTGCAGACGCTCCTCGCCGCCACCAGGACGGAGATCAGCACCCTGAAACCTGCCGTGCAAGACGGCACACCCAAGAAAAGCCCGAAGCGTCCGTCCCTGACGCACCAATCCAGATGTTCCTTCCCCTCGCTCCCTTCGacctcctccagctccctcAGCAGCTCCATGGATGCTCCCTCCACCTCTCATGGGACCAGTTGTCTGTCCACTTCCTGTCACGGGTCACCACGGACCACCCTGAGAACCAAGGACACCCTGAAAACAAAGAACACCCCTTCACCCCAGAAGAAGCACCTCCTGACCAACGGCCTGCTGGATGAGCCCAAGGAGACGCACACTGTCCACGCTGTGAAAGGAGGTCGCTCCAACCAgcggaagaagaggaggaagaagacatGA